A genome region from Hymenobacter tibetensis includes the following:
- a CDS encoding M28 family peptidase: MRIRSFALTVASIVTTASAFAQSTGIPKPLRKPLDKVSAADYEAHVRYLADDKLQGRLPGTAGYQMAVEYVVEQYKKRGVLPAGENGTYLQTVRLRRAYTELGATLRLQAPQGPEQALTYGSDFTFYPNPAEASTTVAAPVVFVGFGISAPELGYDDYAGLDATGKIVVVAQERPKQFPDAVRLYNTDLLTIMQTAAKHGAVGVLLAATKATTQLVDLPKGAVSVLGPDGKVAVSRTYGGAQLRVLGSVSAATLHRLFHGSASDTARALAALRTGRPASVALQPRVLATQGSRYKDVESYNVVGKIQGGDPKLRDEYVVHTAHLDHIGVGAPIEGDSIYNGAHDNATGVASLLEIAGVYSRLKQKPRRSVLITMVTGEEMGLLGSAYFARNPTVPKSQIVANINTDMPTIIAPLLSVVALGAENSSLAAPVAEAAQAFNLTVEADPEPAQNRFIRSDQYSFVTQGIPALHIKYGNKTADGQNNLSQQVQQWRARYYHKPQDGMNGQFDFEAGRKYAQLNFLIGYQIADNVTRPTWNAGNFFGERFAK, from the coding sequence ATGAGGATACGGTCGTTTGCGCTTACAGTAGCAAGTATAGTTACAACAGCATCAGCCTTTGCCCAATCCACTGGAATACCCAAGCCGCTTCGCAAACCCCTGGATAAGGTGAGTGCGGCCGACTACGAAGCGCATGTGCGCTACCTTGCCGACGATAAGTTGCAGGGCCGATTGCCGGGCACGGCCGGCTACCAAATGGCAGTTGAGTACGTGGTTGAGCAGTACAAGAAACGCGGCGTGCTGCCCGCCGGCGAAAATGGCACGTACCTGCAAACAGTACGGCTGCGCCGCGCCTACACCGAACTAGGCGCCACGCTGCGCCTGCAGGCCCCACAAGGCCCAGAGCAAGCCCTAACCTACGGCTCCGACTTCACATTTTACCCTAACCCAGCGGAAGCCAGCACCACGGTTGCCGCGCCCGTAGTGTTTGTCGGGTTCGGAATCAGTGCCCCCGAGCTAGGCTACGACGACTATGCGGGCCTTGATGCTACCGGTAAGATTGTGGTTGTGGCACAGGAGCGGCCCAAGCAGTTTCCGGACGCCGTGCGCCTCTACAACACCGACCTGCTCACGATTATGCAAACGGCTGCCAAGCATGGAGCAGTGGGCGTGTTGCTGGCCGCTACCAAAGCAACCACCCAGCTAGTTGATTTGCCAAAAGGCGCGGTGAGCGTGCTCGGGCCAGACGGAAAAGTGGCCGTGTCGCGGACGTACGGTGGGGCACAACTACGGGTATTGGGGTCCGTGAGTGCGGCCACGCTGCACCGTTTATTTCATGGGTCTGCTAGTGACACCGCGCGCGCCTTAGCGGCCTTGCGGACCGGCCGGCCCGCTTCGGTGGCGTTGCAGCCGCGGGTACTGGCCACCCAGGGCAGCCGCTACAAGGATGTGGAGAGCTACAATGTGGTAGGTAAAATTCAGGGCGGTGATCCCAAGCTGCGCGACGAATACGTGGTGCACACCGCTCACCTCGACCACATTGGGGTGGGAGCCCCCATTGAGGGCGACTCGATTTATAACGGCGCCCATGATAATGCGACGGGCGTAGCGAGTTTGCTGGAAATTGCGGGCGTGTACAGCCGCCTCAAGCAAAAGCCTCGCCGGTCGGTGCTTATCACCATGGTGACGGGCGAGGAAATGGGCTTGCTTGGCTCAGCCTATTTTGCCCGCAATCCAACGGTGCCCAAAAGCCAGATTGTAGCCAACATCAACACCGACATGCCCACCATTATTGCGCCCTTGCTGTCAGTGGTGGCGTTGGGTGCCGAAAACTCTTCGCTGGCTGCTCCGGTGGCAGAAGCTGCCCAAGCGTTCAACCTGACGGTGGAGGCAGACCCCGAGCCAGCTCAAAACCGCTTTATCCGTTCCGACCAATACAGCTTCGTAACACAAGGCATTCCGGCGCTGCATATCAAGTACGGCAACAAAACGGCTGATGGCCAGAACAACCTGAGCCAGCAAGTGCAGCAATGGCGCGCTCGGTACTACCATAAACCCCAGGACGGTATGAATGGCCAATTCGACTTTGAAGCCGGCCGCAAGTACGCCCAGCTGAATTTTCTGATTGGCTATCAGATAGCCGATAACGTTACCCGCCCGACTTGGAATGCAGGCAACTTCTTCGGGGAGCGGTTTGCCAAGTAA